DNA sequence from the Oncorhynchus keta strain PuntledgeMale-10-30-2019 chromosome 1, Oket_V2, whole genome shotgun sequence genome:
TGTAATCTGAGAATACCGGGATGCAAAGTTACCCCAAAATGTACCATTTTTATAACCTGGATGCTTTTAtttatgttgttgatgtatattTCTGTCCTGTCAGATGTCCAGGTGAGGAGGGAAGAGGTGAAAGAGTTGATAAAGGAGGAGATGTTGGACGATGTGGTGGATCGGTACCTCATCGAGTCAGAGACCCTCTGGCTACTGCACATGCCAGCCGTCTCTGTGTCTGTGGACTCTGAGGAAGCTGAATCTGTCAAGTAAGCGATCACATTTTCCAGATTCAGAATGAAATAGGTCATATGTAGATCCAAATGATGTAGATTCCAGGCTCAAGCCTCAGTACCTCATAATGCAGTTCCTTGCTAGCTATGTAGTTTATATATATTTGAATGCAACTTGTGTTCTGTCAATCATCCTCTGtcggaagagagagaaacaatctGTACATGGAGCTGTGTAAGAACAGAATGGGGAATGATAAGTACGTGGAGCGTTCCATGCAGACGTTCAACGGAGCGCCCAAGACCAAGGAGGTCCAGAGTGAGGCCATCACCATGGTGGATGCAGGTTAGGATGCACTTCATCCTTGCTATGAGATATGAGAGCACTCTTGTCTGTTGTTCTTATCTCACCTCTCACACAATGGCTATCACCTAAGCACAGCTTCTTCAGTCAGTCTTTTGTTTGTTTAGCACCCCCCCACTGTGCACTGATGTCAATTCTACTTCaattccatgttggttcaacgtaatttcattgaaattacatggaaacaacattgattcaaccagtgggcCTTTGGCCTCTATGCCTGTTGTTACAAATAGCAATGGTCTCCTTTGCCCTCTTTATAGCCACCACAGCCACCACCTGGGATATGTATGACTCATTCCGCAGCGCAGGGCTGGGGGAGGCTGCCTTGTCTCCAGACACAGACAAGGCCAGCGTCCCTGAGATTGTCTCCAATCACAGACTGGACCCCACCAGAGCCCCCGAGAGAACCATGTCTGTCATCAGCACCACTAGCATAGGTACAGTAACACTGTCATTAATAGAATATAACCATATTAGAGGACAAAGGTTATGGTTATGATCCTGCAGCAGTTGTAGAATTTCTTATTTATTTACAGTTTATTTCATGACGATGTGTGATATTAACGGGCGTCTTTCTTTTCCAGCGAGTGCCTCTAGCTCGCGGATCGAGATGGAGCCTTTCGTGGTTCCGTCTGAAGATGAACCGGACCCGGAACTGATTCTGCAATCAGAGAAGTTCCAGCAGGATCTGTTCGTGATGGAAAGGATCATTCTGGAGAACATCTACCAGCCAAAGCTGGCTGCATACAGACAGCTCCCCACATTGGAAGGTATGGTTGTTACTGATGCATGCGtctctacccactgggcacagacgtcagttcaacgtctatttttttatttacatttggttgagttgtcaactaatgtgaattcaacgtgaaatcaataCCATGGCATTTGAATTTAGGTTAAGTTGAGGACTTtatgcaaatccaatcagttttccactttgattcaacgtcattacatatatatatatatatttattatatggacacaatgttgattcaaccagttttagcCCAGTGGGTAGTGCTTTTTTTGGTGACGTTTGCAGGCAAACAGTACACTGTAATCTATGTCCCCATGTGGTTTATTAGCTGCAACGTTTAAACCCATAGGTCTTCATCAGGTTCGGATCATATGTTTATCAACTTGAATTGATATTTAGTAATGTTACATATTGAATGCCTTATTACTTATAAACAACCATGTTTGTTGGATGTGCCAGATCCTGACAGCGTGCCCAAGGTTGTGCCCACGGTGgtgagcaggagagaggagagttccCTGGATGAGGAGAGCACTCTGACCCCTGCCCTGGAGCGCCTCTGGTCCTTCAGCTGTGAGCTGACTTCAGGACACAACGTCAGCAGTATGGCCTGGAACAAGAGGAACCCAGTATGATTCTATCTTTATTCACTTATTTATTTGTCTTTTGATGTGTGTAATATTTTTTCAacaataaactctctctctccatgttattTCCTTCTCCAGGACCTTCTTGCAGTGGGGTATGGACAGTTTGACTTCAAAGACCAGAAATCAGGCCTGATCTGCTGCTGGTCTCTGAAGAACCCCACGGTAACTGACACTTCTCGCCTTTCTGTTTTGTTCTTAATTTCAGTTCATACCATTAGTTTCGGAAATTGTGCTGTacatgtagcctggtcccagatctacagtggggcaaaaaagtatttagtcagccaccaattgtgcaagttctcctacttaaaaagatgagggagaggcctgtaattttcaccataggtacacttcaactatgacagacaaaacgagaaaaaaaaatccagaaaatcacattggaggattttttatgaatttatttgcaaattatggtggaaaataagtatttggtcaccgacaaacaagcaagatttctggctctcacagaccttctttaagaggctcctctgtcctccactcgttacctttattaatggcacctgtttgaacttgttatcagtataaaagacacctgtccacaacctcaaacagtcacactccaaactccactatggccaagaccaaagagctgtcaaaggacaccagaaacaaaattgtagacctgcaccaggctgggaagactgaatctgcaataggtaagcagcttggtttgaagaaatcaactgtgggagcaattattaggaaatggaagacatacaagaccaccgataatctcccttgatctggggctccacgcaaaatcccagaaccacacggggggacctagtgaatgacctgcagagagctgggaccaaagtaacaaagcctaccatcagtaacacactatgccgccagggactcaaatccagccagtacatgtccaggcccatctgaagtttgctagagagcttttggatgatccagaagaagattgggagaatgtcatatggtcagatgaaactaaaatataactttttggtaaaaactcaactcgtcgtgtttggaggacaaagaatgctgagttgcatccaaagaacaccatacctactgtgaagcatgggggtggaaacatcatgctttggggctgtttttctgcaaagcgaccaggacgactgatccgtgtaaaggaaagaatgaatggggccatgtatcgtgagattttgatcagcaagggcattgaagatgaaacgtggctgggtctttcagcatgacaatgatcccaaacacaccgcccgggcaacgaaggagtggcttcgtaagaagcatttcaaggtcctggagtggcctagccagtctccagatctcaaccccatagaaaatctttggagggagttgaaagtccgtgttgcccagcaacagccccaaaacatcactgctctagaggagatctacatggaggaatgagccaaaataccagcaacagtgtgtgaaaaccttgtgaagacttacagaaaaagtttgacctctgccattgccaacaaagggtatataacaaagtattaagataaacttttgttattgaccaaatacttattttccaccataatttgcaaataaattcattaaaattcctacaatgtgattttctggattttttttctcattttgtctggcacaattggtggctgactaaatactttttttgtatGTGTGCTGTATACTCCTATGGACTTTATCATGTCAAACATTTGGCAaggcagcacaaacagatctgaaaccaggctactgtACCAGTGCCAGGTTAGAGAATAGTTCTCTAGTGACTAAGCTAGTGAGTTTTGTATCTTGTATCTACAGTGGCCTGAGAGGGTCTTTACCTGTGAGAGTGGAGTGACTACTTTGGACTTTTCGGCAAGCAATGCCAGCCAGCTAGCAGTGGGGATGCATGATGGCAGCATAGCCACCTATAATGTCGAGAGCAGAGAGAAGACACCCGTCATTGACAGCAGGTGGGTCTGTGTCTcctcagggagaaagagagagagagacaaccttaTCTACATGTGTCTTATTTCTCATAGACACCAGGTGGCACTGTATCCTGGCAGACAAACAGGCTATGTGACAGGGTTCCCCACCATGTTTTCtgagcaaaataaaataaatgttataGTTTTTGTTCTTGGAGATAAAATACTGTAATATTACCAGGAAATTAGCTTGCACATGATTTGAATTGAGGAAATCTGCTCACAGGTATTTATATGCATAAATACAGAGGGATATGTGATCGTATCCCAATGTTATCATGATTTTGTCAAATACCatatctgtttgggattcttgcggtcaatttgcagtgtacaaatgattTATAACTATGTTCTGACTCCCCGACCATCTTCTCAAGGAAAAATCGACCCATGGCTCCATGTAATTGGGGACCACTATATGGTTTACAAAGCATAGCCCACAGTCACAAACATTTCTGCTTTACCCATAGGCTTTACCTTTATATAAGTGGAGTAGGTCTATGTTCTGTTTATAATTTAAAATAATAGCAATTGTAATGTATACACTTTTTTGATAATCACAAAAGATTGAGGTGATGAACAATATTGGAAACATTAATGATGGAAACAAGGATAAGtcttatttaaaaacattttatttctTATTTCAAAACTTTTTCATGTTTATTTGGAAATGCACGTATTGCACAGTCGATCATGTCGAGGACAATGTTTAAAGAATAAAACACCAGGAAACCTACACTGAAAGGGAGATGGTTACCGTGATGCAGAGGAAACAACGGAAGACCAGCCAGCCAACAAAAACACATAACAAGCCTTTAACAAGCTGTTCCATCGTTCCTCAGATACTAGCGCAATATATTTGTGTGAATTCAATAGAGTGACGCATTTACACCAAATATCTACTGTTTTTACAGTATCTCCTGTACATTTCTCCCCGTTACTCAACATCTGTCTGTTGTTGTTATGACTGACTAGCTGGGCTGTGATGTCACAGACTGTCTACTATTTGTAATCTCCGTTGGACACTGGAATATCTACTGATCTCACACAGACATGTAACAAAGCTGGTAGAAATGACATCTGTGAGAGCTACAGGAAAGCTGCGAAGTGACTACATCTAGGAAAACTAGGAGAACctcaacgtgtgtgtgtctgtgtctgtgtctgtgtgtgtgtgtgtgtgtgtgtagtgactGTGCCCACAAGCACACAAGCCCTGTGTGGCAAGTAAGGTGGATCGACCATGAGAGGGGTGCCTCAGGGGAGGACAAGGGAGAGACACTCATCTCTGTGTCTGCAGACGGCAGGATCAGCAAGTGGTTCCTGCGGAAAGGCCTCGACTGCATAGGTCCAGTTGTACCTCAATCTCTGAAAGTTttaaaccattttcacaaaaaagtgctttttttaatttatttttttcgtgacttaaaaacggtgaccccggtcatgccgaattggcgacattctggaaaggacctaAAATACTTCATATTTTTGTTGACATTTTTTCAGACAAatcttgcagacatttccccccataaccttccagtcagctgacaactcttgcagacatttccccccataaccttccagtcagctgacaactcttacAGACATttcccccataaccttccagtcagctgacaactcttacAGACATTTcccccccataaccttccagtcagctgacaactcttacagacatttccccccataaccttccagtcagctgacaactcttacagacatttccccccataaccttccagtcagctgacaactcttacAGACATttcccccataaccttccagtcagctgacaactcttgcagacatccccccataaccttccagtcagctgacaactcttgcagacatttcccccataaccttccagtcagctgacaactcttacagacatttccccccataaccttccagtcagctgacaactcttacagacatttccccccataaccttccagtcagctgacaactcttacagacatttccccccataaccttccagtcagctgacaactcttgcagacatcccccccataaccttccagtcagctgacaactcttgcagacatttcccccataaccttccagtcagctgacaactcttgcagacatttccccccataaccttccagtcagctgacaactcttgcatacatttccccccataaccttccagtcagctgacaactcttgcagacatttccctccataaccttccagtcagctgacaactcttgcagacatttccccccataaccttccagtcagctgacaactcttgcatacatttccccccataaccttccagtcagctgacaactcttgcagacatttccctccataaccttccagtcagctgacaactcttgcagacaccccccataaccttccagtcagctgacaactcttgcagacatttccccccataaccttccagtcagctgacaactcttgcagacatttcccccccataaccttccagtcagtagacaactcttgcagacatttccccccataaccttccagtcagctgacaactcttgcagacatttccccccataaccttccagtcagtagACAACTCTTACAGACATttcccccataaccttccagtcagctgacaactcttacagacatttccccccataaccttccagtcagctgacaactcttacagacatttccccccataaccttccagtcagctgacaactcttacagacatttccccccataaccttccagtcagctgacaactcttgcagacatcccccccataaccttccagtcagctgacaactcttgcagacatttccccccataaccttccagtcagctgacaactcttacagacatttccccccataaccttccagtcagctgacaactcttacagacatttccccccataaccttccagtcagctgacaactcttacagacatttccccccataaccttccagtcagctgacaactcttgcagacatcccccccataaccttccagtcagctgacaactcttgcagacatttccccccataaccttccagtcagctgacaactcttgcagacatttccccccataaccttccagtcagctgacaactcttgcatacatttccccccataaccttccagtcagctgacaactcttgcagacatttccctccataaccttccagtcagctgacaactcttgcagacatttccccccataaccttccagtcagctgacaactcttgcatacatttccccccataaccttccagtcagctgacaactcttgcagacatttccctccataaccttccagtcagctgacaactcttgcagacaccccccccataaccttccagtcagctgacaactcttgcagacatttccccccataaccttccagtcagctgacaactcttgcagacatttcccccccataaccttccagtcagtagacaactcttgcagacatttccccccataaccttccagtcagctgacaactcttgcagacatttccccccataaccttccagtcagctgacaactcttgcagacatttccccccataaccttccagtcagtagacaactcttgcagacatttcccccccataaccttccagtcagctgacaactcttgcagacatttccccccataaccttccagtcatctgacaactcttgcagacatttccccccataaccttccaTTCAGTAGAgaactcttgcagacatttcccccccataaccttccagtcagtagacaactcttgcagacatttcccccataaccttccagtcagctgacaactcttacAGACATTTcctccataaccttccagtcagctgacaactcttgcagacatttcccccataaccttccagtcagctaaCAACTCTTGCATACATttcccccataaccttccagtcagctgacaactcttgcagacatttccctccataaccttccagtcagctgacaactcttgcagacacccccccataaccttccagtcagctgacaactcttgcagacatttccccccataaccttccagtcagctgacaactcttgcagacatttccctccataaccttccagtcagctgacaactcttgcagacatcaccccataaccttccagtcagctgacaactcttgcagacatttccccccataaaccttccagtcagctgacaactcttgcagacatttccccccataaccttccagtcagtagacaactcttgcagacatttccccccATAACATTCTAGACAGcagacaactcttgcagacatttccctccataaccttccagtcagtagacaactcttgcagacatccCCCCCagaaccttccagtcagctgacaactcttgcagacatttcctcccataaccttccagtcagctgacaactcttacagacatttccccccataaccttccagtcagtagacaactcttgcagacatccCCCCCagaaccttccagtcagctgacaactcttgcagacatttcctcccataaccttccagtcagctgacaactcttgcagacatttccctccataaccttccagtcagctgacaactcttgcagacatttcctcccataaccttccagtcagctgacaactcttgcagacatttccctccataaccttccagtcagctgacaactcttgcagacatttcctcccataaccttccagtcagctgacaagtcttgcagacatttccctccataaccttccagtcagctgacaactcttgcagacatttcccccccataaccttccagtcagctgacaactcttgcagacatttcccccccataaccttccagtcagctgacaactcttacAGACATttcccccataaccttccagtcatcTGACAAatcttgcagacatttccccccataaccttccagtcagctgacaactcttgcagacatttcccccataaccttccagtcagctgacaactcttgcagacatttcccccataaccttccagtcagctgacaactcttacAGACATttcccccataaccttccagtcagctgacaactcttacAGACATttcccccataaccttccagtcagctgacaactcttacAGACATttccccataaccttccagtcagctgacaactcttacAGACATttcccccataaccttccagtcagctgacaactcttgcagacatcccccataaccttccagtcagctgacaactcttgcagacatttcccccataaccttccagtcagctgacaactcttacAGACATttcccccataaccttccagtcagctgacaactcttgcagacatttcccccataaccttccagtcagctgacaactcttacAGACATttcccccataaccttccagtcagctgacaactcttgcagacatccccccataaccttccagtcagctgacaactcttgcagacatttcccccataaccttccagtcagctgacaactcttgcagacatttcccccataaccttccagtcagctgacaactcttgcatacatttcccccataaccttccagtcagctgacaactcttgcagacatttcctccataaccttccagtcagctgacaactcttgcagacatttcccccataaccttccagtcagctgacaactcttgcatacatttcccccataaccttccagtcagctgacaactcttgcagacatttccctccataaccttccagtcagctgacaactcttgcagacacccccataaccttccagtcagctgacaactcttgcagacatttcccccataaccttccagtcagctgacaactcttgcagacatttcccccataaccttccagtcagtagacaactcttgcagacatttcccccataaccttccagtcagctgacaactcttgcagacatttcccccataaccttccagtcagtagACAACTCTTACAGACATttcccccataaccttccagtcagctgacaactcttacAGACATttcccccataaccttccagtcagctgacaactcttacAGACATttcccccataaccttccagtcagctgacaactcttacAGACATttcccccataaccttccagtcagctgacaactcttgcagacatcccccataaccttccagtcagctgacaactcttgcagacatttcccccataaccttccagtcagctgacaactcttacAGACATttcccccataaccttccagtcagctgacaactcttacAGACATttcccccataaccttccagtcagctgacaactcttacAGACATttcccccataaccttccagtcagctgacaactcttgcagacatccccccataaccttccagtcagctgacaactcttgcagacatttcccccataaccttccagtcagctgacaactcttgcagacatttcccccataaccttccagtcagctgacaactcttgcatacatttcccccataaccttccagtcagctgacaactcttgcagacatttccctccataaccttccagtcagctgacaactcttgcagacatttcccccataaccttccagtcagctgacaactcttgcatacatttcccccataaccttccagtcagctgacaactcttgcagacatttccctccataaccttccagtcagctgacaactcttgcagacacttccccataaccttccagtcagctgacaactcttgcagacatttcccccataaccttccagtcagctgacaactcttgcagacatttcccccataaccttccagtcagtagacaactcttgcagacatttccccccataaccttccagtcagctgacaactcttgcagacatttcccccataaccttccagtcagctgacaactcttgcagacatttccctccataaccttccagtcagtagacaactcttgcagacatttccccccataaccttccagtcagctgacaactcttgcagacatttcccccataaccttccagtcatctgacaactcttgcagacatttccccccataaccttccagtcagtagagaactcttgcagacatttcccccccataaccttccagtcagtagacaactcttgcagacatttcccccccataaccttccagtcagctgacaactcttacAGACATTTCcctccataaccttccagtcagctgacaactcttgcagacatttccccccataaccttccagtcagctaaCAACTCTTGCATACATttccccccataaccttccagtcagctgacaactcttgcagacatttccctccataaccttccagtcagctgacaactcttgcagacacccccccataaccttccagtcagctgacaactcttgcagacatttcccccataaccttccagtcagctgacaactcttgcagacatttcctccataaccttccagtcagctgacaactcttgcagacatcaccccataaccttccagtcagctgacaactcttgcagacatttcccccataaaccttccagtcagctgacaactcttgcagacatttcccccataaccttccagtcagtagacaactcttgcagacatttccccaTAACATTCTAGACAGcagacaactcttgcagacatttccctccataaccttccagtcagtagacaactcttgcagacatcccccagaaccttccagtcagctgacaactcttgcagacatttcctcccataaccttccagtcagctgacaactcttgcagacatttcccccaGTCAGtagacaactcttgcagacatccCCCAGAACCTTCCAGTcagacaactcttgcagacatttcctcccataaccttccagtcagctgacaactcttgccttccagtcagctgacaactcttgcagacatttcctcccataaccttccagtcagctgacaactcttgcagacatttccctccataaccttccagtcagctgacaactcttgcagacatttcctcccataaccttccagtcagctgacaagtcttgcagacatttccctccataaccttccagtcagctgacaactcttgcagacatttcccccataaccttccagtcagctgacaactcttgcagacatttccccccataaccttccagtcagctgacaactcttgcagacatttcccccataaccttccagtcagctgacaactcttgcagacatttccccccataaccttccagtcagctgacaactcttgcatacatttcccccataaccttccagtcagctgacaactcttgcagacatttccccccataaccttccagtcagctgacaactcttgcagacaccccccataaccttccagtcagctgacaactcttgcagacatttcccccataaccttccagtcagctgtcaactcttgcagacatttccctccataaccttccagtcagctgacaactcttgcagacatcaccccataaccttccagtcagctgacaactcttgcagacatttccccccataaaccttccagtcagctgacaactcttgcagacatttccccccataaccttccagtcagtagacaactcttgcagacatttccccccATAACATTCTAGACAGcagacaactcttgcagacatttccctccataaccttccagtcagctgacaactcttgcagacatccccccagaaccttccagtcagctgacaactcttgcagacatttcctcccataaccttccagtcagctgacaactcttacagacatttccccccataaccttccagtcagtagacaactcttgcagacatcccccagaaccttccagtcagctgacaactcttgcagacatttcctcccataaccttccagtcagctgacaactcttgcagacatttccctccataaccttccagtcagctgacaactcttgcagacatttcctcccataaccttccagtcagctgacaactcttgcagacatttccctccataaccttccagtcagctgacaactcttgcagacatttcctcccataaccttccagtcagctgacaagtcttgcagacatttccctccataaccttccagtcagctgacaactcttgcagacatttccccccataaccttccagtcagctgacaactcttgcatacatttccccccataaccttccagtcagctgacaactcttgcagacatttccctccataaccttccagtcagctgacaactcttgcagacatttccccccataaccttccagtcagctgacaactcttgcatacatttccccccataaccttccagtcagctgacaactcttgcagacatttccct
Encoded proteins:
- the dnai4 gene encoding dynein axonemal intermediate chain 4 isoform X2, which codes for MLLLSFRSSRVMNVSTSGVLRVNHSSTYARSINASVSRKSFSLAADSKILDKSSVQTPKHTVQVFDENGKDVTPQPLYQPDPAAVMSKHSKIFASDTSGGTMSDFYSTTYQTTTNASFAGPFTRSVFGSSTVSRGSQSTMESMNEEIEDPSSKRDISISLSDVQVRREEVKELIKEEMLDDVVDRYLIESETLWLLHMPAVSVSVDSEEAESVKERNNLYMELCKNRMGNDKYVERSMQTFNGAPKTKEVQSEAITMVDAATTATTWDMYDSFRSAGLGEAALSPDTDKASVPEIVSNHRLDPTRAPERTMSVISTTSIASASSSRIEMEPFVVPSEDEPDPELILQSEKFQQDLFVMERIILENIYQPKLAAYRQLPTLEDPDSVPKVVPTVVSRREESSLDEESTLTPALERLWSFSCELTSGHNVSSMAWNKRNPDLLAVGYGQFDFKDQKSGLICCWSLKNPTWPERVFTCESGVTTLDFSASNASQLAVGMHDGSIATYNVESREKTPVIDSSDCAHKHTSPVWQVRWIDHERGASGEDKGETLISVSADGRISKWFLRKGLDCIDLMKLKRTRNEKAKKQVGDKEKKSEALISRQAPGLCFDFHPTDSNIYLAGTEEGHIHKCSCSYNEQFLETYIAHKGPLYRITWSPFCSDVFLSCSSDWTIQLWRQDLFTPVLGFTSTQSAVYDVMWSPKWATVFGAVNEGRVEIWDLGASILDPTIVSLASPGVKLTSLLFATETDCILVGDSDGQVSVYQLKNLTVGEGTQVAALEDIIGSTLASQL
- the dnai4 gene encoding dynein axonemal intermediate chain 4 isoform X1, giving the protein MSTTRAKPKKPTLKVTPSSRVMNVSTSGVLRVNHSSTYARSINASVSRKSFSLAADSKILDKSSVQTPKHTVQVFDENGKDVTPQPLYQPDPAAVMSKHSKIFASDTSGGTMSDFYSTTYQTTTNASFAGPFTRSVFGSSTVSRGSQSTMESMNEEIEDPSSKRDISISLSDVQVRREEVKELIKEEMLDDVVDRYLIESETLWLLHMPAVSVSVDSEEAESVKERNNLYMELCKNRMGNDKYVERSMQTFNGAPKTKEVQSEAITMVDAATTATTWDMYDSFRSAGLGEAALSPDTDKASVPEIVSNHRLDPTRAPERTMSVISTTSIASASSSRIEMEPFVVPSEDEPDPELILQSEKFQQDLFVMERIILENIYQPKLAAYRQLPTLEDPDSVPKVVPTVVSRREESSLDEESTLTPALERLWSFSCELTSGHNVSSMAWNKRNPDLLAVGYGQFDFKDQKSGLICCWSLKNPTWPERVFTCESGVTTLDFSASNASQLAVGMHDGSIATYNVESREKTPVIDSSDCAHKHTSPVWQVRWIDHERGASGEDKGETLISVSADGRISKWFLRKGLDCIDLMKLKRTRNEKAKKQVGDKEKKSEALISRQAPGLCFDFHPTDSNIYLAGTEEGHIHKCSCSYNEQFLETYIAHKGPLYRITWSPFCSDVFLSCSSDWTIQLWRQDLFTPVLGFTSTQSAVYDVMWSPKWATVFGAVNEGRVEIWDLGASILDPTIVSLASPGVKLTSLLFATETDCILVGDSDGQVSVYQLKNLTVGEGTQVAALEDIIGSTLASQL